The Lacticaseibacillus pabuli region AATAGTCCGGATTTTTTAATCGAACAGGCGTTCGCGTAGAGCTTTACCCGTGCTATAATGATGACAAACATTGGAGGGTAAACGCATGCGAATTTTACATACCGCTGATTGGCATATCGGCAAGGGCTTAGCGGGCTTTGACTTGCTGGATGTGCAACGGCGCAGTTTTGAGAAGCTTCGGCAAGTCGCCAAGGATAAAAAGGTCGACGCCATGATTATCGCGGGGGATGTGTACGACCGTGCACTGGCCAACGCGGCGACGGTCAGGGTCGTGAACGGCATGTTCAAGACTTTGAACCTGGATGACAAGTTACCACTCCTGGTAATCTCCGGAAACCATGATTCGCCTGCGCGATTGGCAACCGGTCGTGAATGGTTTAAGGACACGGGTCTGCATTTGAATACAGAAGTTGGGGAATCGCTCACACCAGTTGTGATTGGTGATACCCAGTTCTTTTTGCTGCCATATTTTGACCCGATAGATGCCCAACATGCGTTTGACGATGACAGTCTCACCACGATCGAGGCGGCCATGCGGGTGGTTGTTGCTAAAATGCAGGAGCGCTTTGATCCAGACAAGCACCATGTTTTGGTGGCGCACTTTTTTGCTGCCGGCAGTACACATAGCGGGTCTGAAACCAAGGTGAACGTTGGGGGGCTTGATGCTGTGCCGCTTGACTTGCTTGACCCCTTTGACTACGTGGCATTGGGCCACTTGCATAACCGGGGTGCAGTCCACGCCGAGAAAGTCCAGTACGCTGGCTCGTTGCTCAAGTACGATGTTAGCGAAGTGAACCAGCAAAAGGGTTGCTACATTCTGGATACGGACACGATGACCCGTGAGTTTGTACCCATCGTGCAGGAGCCCGAGTTTGTGCACATCACGGACTCGTTTGCCAATATCACGGCCGGGAGTGAACCCCTGACGGATGCAGCCAATTACGTTCAGTTCACACTAACTGACACCGCGGTGATTCCGGATTTGATGAACCGATTGCGCAAAGTTTACCCACATACAGTTGGCGTTGATCGGGCCACTCACGTCAATATCGAAGAGAGCGTGCATGAGTTCGATGAACAGCTGGACCCGATGAAGCTACTGAACCAGTTTTATGGCGATACCATTGGCCGGGACATGGATGCGGATGAACAGGCGTGGGCGCAAAAAACGCTGACCGCTGTGGTTAAGGAGGACTAAGCATGCAACTGCACAAACTAACCATGCAAAATTTTGGACCGTATGCCGATCAGACGGTCGACTTTGACGACTTTGCAAATCGCCCGCTCTTCTTAATTAGTGGGGATACTGGTGCGGGGAAGAGCACGATTTTCGATGCCCTGCTGTTCGCACTCTATGGTAGTGAAAAACGGTCTGCCAAGGTTGGCAGCGGCCGCGTGGCGATGGCGATGCGTTCTAATTTCGCTGATGATCAAGATGACACCACCGTCATCTTGACCTTCAGTCATCAGGGCCAGGATTACCAGGTCAAACGGGCCATGTCGATTAAGCGCGACGGGGGCCTGAACATTCGCCGGCCGGAGCTCACCATCACGCACGCGGACGGAAGTACCGACGTGCTAGCCAAGGAACGGGATGTCGACAGTGCTATCGAAGACCTGCTGCACTTAAAACGTGACCAGTTCCGGCAAATTGTGTTGTTGCCACAAGGAGATTTCCGGCGTTTTCTTGACGCGGATAGTGACGACCGGGAAACCTTGTTACGTAGCATTTTTGGCACGGAATTATACCAACGGTGGGGCGATGAAATTAAGGACCAGGCCACGCAGTTGCGGGCAAAGTTGAGTGAAACAAATGACCGCTTAAACGGGGTGATTGGTACTTATACCTTGACGCCTGACCAGTCCCTGCCGGATGGCGAGCTTGCACCAAAATTGGCCACAATGACCGAATTGAATGCTGAGCGCAAGTCCGAATTGGCCGATGCAGACGCAGAATTAGCTAAAAGTAAGACGGCGGCGGCCAAGGCAGAAAAGGCGGAGAGTGCTGCACGGGAACTTGCTGCGCATTACGAAGCACAACGCAAGCAGCAGGCGGCGGCGCAAGAGCTGGCAGCGGAGGCACCCGCGGAGGCAACGCGGCAGCAGGATATTGAGGAACTCCGCTGGGTGAAGGACCAGCAGCCTGCCTACCAGCAATTAAAGGCCGACCGCACGCAACTAGACGCAGATACGGAGCGGCTGGCCGCGACAAATAAGCAGCTGCAGGCGCAGACTGAGCAAATTACAAAGTTAACGGCTCAGGCGAACAATCTGCAGGCCGATGACAAATTGGTCAATGATAAGACGGCCCGGCGGCGTGCAATTGCCACCGAGATAAAACGGGTCAACGAAGTCACGGCTGCGCAGAATCAGCTTAAACAGGCAGCAAGTCAGGCTGATCAGGCGCAACAGGCTGTGAGCCAAGCACAGGCCAAGTTGCAACAGTTGACCGACGAACAGGCAAAGCTTAAGGCCGAGGCTAACAATCTGCATCCTGAACAGCTGTTGCTCACCGCGACGCAGCAACAAAACCAAATTGACATTTTGGCGGCAGCGAACGATAAAGCGCGGCAGGCACAAACTGAATTAGCGCAAACGCAGGCCGCATTAACAGATAGTCAGGAGCAGCAGGACCAGCTGCAAAATGATGAGCTAGACACGCACAAAACGCTACAGATGGTGCAACTGCGTTATTACAATGGGCAGGCGGCGGTACTGGCGGCCCAGCTTGAAGTTGATGTGCCGTGTCCCGTTTGTGGGAGCACTAAACACCCGCATCCTGCCGCCGCTGACGCGGACGCGCCTGACCAGGCGACTGTGGATCAGGCGCAAGCTAAGTGGGCGCAGGCCCAGTCAACGCTGGCGCAGAATCAACATGCAATTGAAACCCTCAGCGCGACCGCTACCAAGCAACAACAGGCAGCGGCCCAGGCAAAGTCGCATTATGATGACTTGTGCAAAGCGGCGCAGGGTGTATTTGCTGTGGATACAGACTGGCAAATCGGTTTTACAGAGTTACAGGCCATTTTGCAGGGAGAGCAACACACTAGTCAGCACGACGGCGAGGCACAGCAAAACCGGCAGCAAGAGATCGCGCAACGACAAGACGAATTAACGACTGACGAGGGGACTCAGCAACAAGTAGCCACGACGACACAACAGCAAAACAGCCAGGCGCGTGAGGCATTGGCCTCTGCGCGGGCCGTGCTTCAGCAGCTTGGGGTTGAACCGAATGACGTACAGGATACCGTAGCCTTGGTAGCGGAAGATAAAGAGCTGGCCGAGTGGTTAACCGACCATGAGCAGCAGATGACGGCAGCCAACCAAGCTTTGCAGGCGGCAAATGTGGCGCAAGGTGAGCTTAAGGGTCAGGTCACGACAGAACAACGTGAGCTCGATCGTTTGCAGCGGCGGGTGACCGCAGAAAGTGACCAGTTTGACGAGTTGCGTGGCAGCCACTACGGCGCGACGCTTGCCACTGCACCGGCCTTTGACATGCAACAGGCACGTTTGACCGAGCTGCCTAAGCTGGAACAGGCCAGTGCGGACTACCAGAAACTGCGCGCGCAAACGGATACGTTGCTGGCGGAGGCAAATGCCGCAGTTGCGGGCACAAGTGAGCCTGACCTGGCTACAATTACTGCGCATGCCACCACCTTGCGCGAACAAGCAGACGCGCAAGGACAGGCGCTCGGTGCGGCGCGCACCCAATTGGAACACAATAAACGTGTCGTCGAGCAGGTCCAGTCGGGACTCGCCAAGTTTAAGCAGGACGATAAGAACCTGGGCACGCTGCAAACGCTCCAAAAGGCATTTAATGGGAAAAATGACCGGCATCTGGGTCTGGAGCGCTACGTCCTGGGTTCCTACTTCCAGCGGGTACTGAAGGTTGGCACGGCGCGGCTGCAGAGCCTCACGCGAGGTCGCTACAAGTTTGTGCTCAAACAGGGTGGTGCCACGGGAACCAGCAATCGGACTGGTCTAGAAATCAACGTCTACGATGATGAGGTTGGTGGTGTTCGTTCTGTTCGCACCTTATCAGGCGGGGAAAGCTTTATTGCGGCGCTCTGCCTGGCACTCGCGCTGGGCGAGATCATTCAGGAAGAGAGCGGCGGCATTAGTATTGATGCGCTGTTCATCGACGAGGGCTTCGGCTCGCTGGATGCCGATAGCCTGGCATTAGCGATGGAAACTTTGGAAACCATTGAAGGCCGCAACCGCATGATTGGTGTCATTAGTCATGTTGATGAAATGCAACGTAGCATTCCTGATCAACTGCACGTGATTGCTGATGGGACGGGCCGGAGCACGATTAAAGAAGTGCACCGCGATGGCGAATAGTCATTGTAAATGAGTAAACGAAATTATATTTTTCTGCAGGTTGAACGGCTGGGAACGAGCCGGATACACGTGCAATCAAACACTTTAGGTACCGTTTGCAGCGCTTGCTACTTTTAGCACAATTAGTCATTGAGTGCTATAATGAACACCGTAGCGAGGTAGAAAGCCCCGACTTCAAGCACAAGAGAGGCGAGAAGACATGGCAGAAAAGCTCAGCAAACAGGAGCGTAAGGAAATGGCCGAAAAGGCTATGGAAGATCGCGCAAAGCACCCTAAGGAAAATAAAGGCGAATCTGGTTTCGCAGCTATTGATAACGAAGCAGAAAAGCTAGAAGGTCAGAACAAGTAATGCAGTGCTCTGAAGAAGAACGATGTAACCATTAGGTTGCATCGTTTTTTTAGTATGGGTCTGTGTATAATTGAGTCACAGACATAGTGATTTGGTCGACTTATCCCCACAATCAACAGGTCGCCTGGGGGTAAGTCAGCGATTAATAGAAATGAGGGGTTAGTTATGCACACCTTAGTCATTGTGAGTCATCCCAATATTGACCGCAGCAACACGCAGAGCTTCTTTCGTGATGCCGTCAGCGGCTTGGCCGACGTGCGGTGGATTCATCTTGATGCGGCAACAAGCACCGACCAGTGGCCCAAACAAGAGGATTTGCAGTGGGCCAACCGAATTATCTTTCAGTTTCCATTGTACTGGTACAGTGCCCCGGCGAGTTTATGGGCATGGCTGGATGAATTGTGGATAAAGGGTGTCGTTTACGATGAAAATGGCGGCCTACTCACAGGCAAGACGTTAGGCCTTGTGGTTAACTCGGGCCAGGCCGCCGCGACTTTTCGGATGGGCGGCAGCAATGGACGGCCGCTAGACGACTTTCTGACCCCATTTGCGGCGATAGCCAAGCGTACGGGGATGACGATGTTGCCGACGCTGACGGTGCCGCAGTTCGACCGGATGAACGAGGACGCGCGTCTCCTGTTGTTAATCAACTACGAGCAGTACCTGACGTTGGCAGATCCAGATGACCGCTCGCAGCAGAGTGACTGGTTCGCCGCGCAACTGCAGGCACATGGGGATGGTCTGCTGGCCAGCACGGTGCAGGATGTCGAAGCGGAGCTGGACAACTTGCAGCAAACCGTCGCCGAGCTACGGCAGGGGGAGGCGGACTGATGGCAGAGCGAACGACAGAGGCTTGGCTCATCGCGCAGGCACAACGCAAGAGCGCGGCAGCCAAGGATTATCACGAACGGGCGTTATATGCAGCCCTGGCCGCATTTGCGAAGGCACAGCAACACCAGATTGAGCTGGCACGCGGTGAGGTCGATGGCCGTAGCTGGGACCACACCCGTTGGTAACGAATTTCGTTCTTTAGTCCGATGTGAATGATTGCACCAGCCGATACAATAGGGTTATCAAATCGGAGCGGTAATTGGGCGTGTCCCTCAGCGACCCGCCGCGTACTCTAAGGGAACGGGTGAATACTATGAAATCTTTCTATGTTGAAATGCAACGTAGCGGCTGGCTGCGCGGAATCATCATGGCGGCATTAGGGGCTTGGCTCTTACTATCGCCACGGACCGTCTTTGGCGTCATCGTGAACGTTGTGGCGGGTGTGCTGCTGGTGATGGGGATTATGAGTCTCATCTCGGGCGCACGGGTTCGCCGCGCTGGCGGTGCCAATATTGGTGTTGGTAGCGGGGTCGGCCTGATTGTCGCCGCATTCCTGGTCGAAATCTTCGCCGGTGTCTTTATCTCGATGTTCCCATTCATCTCTGGGATTCTCCTGATTATCTACGGCATCTCTTCCATTGGCGGTGCGAGCGCCAGCCGGCAGTATGTGAACGTGTCGAACGCGTCTGGCGTCATCTATGGGGTGCTGGTCATCATCGCCGGGATTGTGCTGATGTTCAACCCATTTGGTAGCATGATGCTCCTGCTCCGTGTCTTCGGTGGTATGTTAGTTGTGATGGGTGTCATGGAGTTCATCAACTCCTTCCGCTACCGCGCTTAATTAAACTAAATCCAAATAAAAAGTCGTCGCAGAAAATCTGCGGCGACTTTTTTGACACTTAGTTTAGTTGTTTTGCGGACGCTGTGGCTCGTTTGCCCAGTGGTTAATTGGACCGTATTTGTGGCCAACTGCGATGGGGTGGCCGATTGCCTCCGTTACAAAGGCGCGTGCCAAGCGAATGGCGGATTCCACGTCGTTGCCCTTCGCGAGTTCAGCGGCAATGACAGCACTCACCGTGTCACCCGTCCCGTTACGCCGGTCTGTATCGTAGAAGGGAGCAGGGAGCCAGAAGGTCTTGCCACTTTCCAGCAGGACGTAATCGTCAACGGTTTCAGCGCCTTCACGCCGCTCACCCTTGATCATGATGTTCTTGGCACCCATCTGCTGCAACTCGCGTGCGGCATCGGCAATCTCTTCCTTGCTGGTCAGCTTGCGATCGACAATGTGCTCGGCCTCGTAGAAGTTAGGTGTCATCACGGTTGCGATGGGGATGAGGCGTTTCTTCAAGGTTTCAAAAGCGGCGCTTTCAAGCAGCAAGGCACCATGTTTGGTCACGATGACCGGATCCAGCACTAGTTGTCCGAAGTCGTACTGCTCGAGCTTATCGGCAACCACGTTAATGAGGTCGGCATCGGCCAGCATCCCCGTCTTGGTTGCCCGAATCTTCAGGTCGTCGGCGAGAACGTCAAATTCTTTGGCGATGAACGGCAGCGGCAGGGTCACGCTGTCGTGGATGCCGTACGAGTTCCCAGCGACTGCGGCTGTGAGGGCAACGGTGCCGTACACACCGCGCATGAAGAAACTGTGTAAATCTGCTTGGATGCCGGCAGAGCCATCAGAATCGGAACCGCCGATTACCATTGCTTGTGGAAATTCGTTTGCCATGTTCAAATACCTCTTTTGTTTACGATTTGATTAGTTCAAATCAGTATAACGCGAATGCAGCTCTCATAACAACCAAAAAATGTCCGGTTTCTTGCGGAAATAAAAAAAGCAGCGTTATTGCTAACGCCGCCCAGAATTGTTGATTTAGTTGAAAGCAGGTTTCTTTGGTAGAACCGCCTGGAGCCATTGCCCGAAGAATGGGTATTCGGTGTTCAATTCGATGATCTGCGTCTCGCTATCAGGGTAGCTGAGGCTGACCGTGTTCTTGTCAACGTCCACGGAGACGGACAGGTCGCGGTGCTTTGGCAAGGTGAGCGCGTAGTTACCGTCACCGGGCAGTTGCTTCATCAAAATGGCGTTTGAAGAGGCAATCACGAACAGCTCGTCCATCGCAGGCACGTTCGCTGCGGAACGAACATTGGCCTGGAGGGTCAAGTTCTGGCCGACGAGCTCGCC contains the following coding sequences:
- a CDS encoding AAA family ATPase — its product is MQLHKLTMQNFGPYADQTVDFDDFANRPLFLISGDTGAGKSTIFDALLFALYGSEKRSAKVGSGRVAMAMRSNFADDQDDTTVILTFSHQGQDYQVKRAMSIKRDGGLNIRRPELTITHADGSTDVLAKERDVDSAIEDLLHLKRDQFRQIVLLPQGDFRRFLDADSDDRETLLRSIFGTELYQRWGDEIKDQATQLRAKLSETNDRLNGVIGTYTLTPDQSLPDGELAPKLATMTELNAERKSELADADAELAKSKTAAAKAEKAESAARELAAHYEAQRKQQAAAQELAAEAPAEATRQQDIEELRWVKDQQPAYQQLKADRTQLDADTERLAATNKQLQAQTEQITKLTAQANNLQADDKLVNDKTARRRAIATEIKRVNEVTAAQNQLKQAASQADQAQQAVSQAQAKLQQLTDEQAKLKAEANNLHPEQLLLTATQQQNQIDILAAANDKARQAQTELAQTQAALTDSQEQQDQLQNDELDTHKTLQMVQLRYYNGQAAVLAAQLEVDVPCPVCGSTKHPHPAAADADAPDQATVDQAQAKWAQAQSTLAQNQHAIETLSATATKQQQAAAQAKSHYDDLCKAAQGVFAVDTDWQIGFTELQAILQGEQHTSQHDGEAQQNRQQEIAQRQDELTTDEGTQQQVATTTQQQNSQAREALASARAVLQQLGVEPNDVQDTVALVAEDKELAEWLTDHEQQMTAANQALQAANVAQGELKGQVTTEQRELDRLQRRVTAESDQFDELRGSHYGATLATAPAFDMQQARLTELPKLEQASADYQKLRAQTDTLLAEANAAVAGTSEPDLATITAHATTLREQADAQGQALGAARTQLEHNKRVVEQVQSGLAKFKQDDKNLGTLQTLQKAFNGKNDRHLGLERYVLGSYFQRVLKVGTARLQSLTRGRYKFVLKQGGATGTSNRTGLEINVYDDEVGGVRSVRTLSGGESFIAALCLALALGEIIQEESGGISIDALFIDEGFGSLDADSLALAMETLETIEGRNRMIGVISHVDEMQRSIPDQLHVIADGTGRSTIKEVHRDGE
- a CDS encoding exonuclease SbcCD subunit D, whose product is MRILHTADWHIGKGLAGFDLLDVQRRSFEKLRQVAKDKKVDAMIIAGDVYDRALANAATVRVVNGMFKTLNLDDKLPLLVISGNHDSPARLATGREWFKDTGLHLNTEVGESLTPVVIGDTQFFLLPYFDPIDAQHAFDDDSLTTIEAAMRVVVAKMQERFDPDKHHVLVAHFFAAGSTHSGSETKVNVGGLDAVPLDLLDPFDYVALGHLHNRGAVHAEKVQYAGSLLKYDVSEVNQQKGCYILDTDTMTREFVPIVQEPEFVHITDSFANITAGSEPLTDAANYVQFTLTDTAVIPDLMNRLRKVYPHTVGVDRATHVNIEESVHEFDEQLDPMKLLNQFYGDTIGRDMDADEQAWAQKTLTAVVKED
- the thiD gene encoding bifunctional hydroxymethylpyrimidine kinase/phosphomethylpyrimidine kinase, giving the protein MANEFPQAMVIGGSDSDGSAGIQADLHSFFMRGVYGTVALTAAVAGNSYGIHDSVTLPLPFIAKEFDVLADDLKIRATKTGMLADADLINVVADKLEQYDFGQLVLDPVIVTKHGALLLESAAFETLKKRLIPIATVMTPNFYEAEHIVDRKLTSKEEIADAARELQQMGAKNIMIKGERREGAETVDDYVLLESGKTFWLPAPFYDTDRRNGTGDTVSAVIAAELAKGNDVESAIRLARAFVTEAIGHPIAVGHKYGPINHWANEPQRPQNN
- a CDS encoding NAD(P)H-dependent oxidoreductase; protein product: MHTLVIVSHPNIDRSNTQSFFRDAVSGLADVRWIHLDAATSTDQWPKQEDLQWANRIIFQFPLYWYSAPASLWAWLDELWIKGVVYDENGGLLTGKTLGLVVNSGQAAATFRMGGSNGRPLDDFLTPFAAIAKRTGMTMLPTLTVPQFDRMNEDARLLLLINYEQYLTLADPDDRSQQSDWFAAQLQAHGDGLLASTVQDVEAELDNLQQTVAELRQGEAD
- a CDS encoding HdeD family acid-resistance protein gives rise to the protein MKSFYVEMQRSGWLRGIIMAALGAWLLLSPRTVFGVIVNVVAGVLLVMGIMSLISGARVRRAGGANIGVGSGVGLIVAAFLVEIFAGVFISMFPFISGILLIIYGISSIGGASASRQYVNVSNASGVIYGVLVIIAGIVLMFNPFGSMMLLLRVFGGMLVVMGVMEFINSFRYRA